Genomic window (Leishmania infantum JPCM5 genome chromosome 27):
CGCCGCCACAGTCGCCGGggcgcggcctccgcctcaacGTCGGCACACCACCCGCGccccgcccgccgccaccgggtgCACCCCCTCGGGGTCGCATAAAGGCtccccgccagcaggcagcgagcaccgggtggcgtgcgcgcgagccGCGCTGACGCTCGGCCCATCGCGCGGACGGCACAAGCGCCTTCACAGTCGCCggccgctccagcagcacgccgtccagggccTGGCTGCGGACAGGAGTCGCGCTGGCCTCCCCTGTGGGGTAGGcacctgaccctgtcaccaccggaagcggctcggcactggcaggggtaggggtggggggctgcCTGACTTTCGCCacagagtgggggagggggaggtacAGGACCGTGAgacgccacgcacggaggtgtGTGCCCCCCCGCCCATCCGTCGTCAGAGGCACTACGaacgaaacgaaaaacaaagagaaagaaaggaggaaaaagaaaaagccACCAGAGGCCACAGCAGGCCTTGTCCTTCAGacccaccaccgcagcactCGTACACGCCAATACGCGGAGCATCACGGACTTACGACGATGGAGAGAAAGACACCCAGatgtgcatgcgcacgcaACCGCACCTCAGGCGAGAAAATAAAAAGAGGTTTGGGTTGCTGCTAAGTTACTCGATCTTCTTGCACGGATACGCAGCCTTGGGGTACGATGCTATCCAGCGTTCCTTGTTCACCTGCGAGTAGTCCCAGTGCTTCGCGCATTCCTTCGCCCACCACACGCGCCGCATCATGGACGTCTCCTTGTTGTTCGCCACGTTCTCGTACCACAGCGGGGCGAGCGACATGCCCACGCAGAAACCGAGCACTGAAAAGCCGCTGAAAGTAGAGAAGAGGACAAAATACGTGTTTCTGCGCCGCATCACGACATACCACGACCcgagcagcgtcgtcgccgcggaCACGGTCAGCGCAAAGGTGAgttgacggcgccgctgcctaAACTGTCGGCCCCACACCCCACCTTCTTTCTCGAAGCGGCGCATATCGCTGGGCCACATCATCGGCAGATCAGCTATCAGGACCTTGTGGCCCGTGTTGCTCTCGTTCGGGTTCATCGTTAGAGGAGATAGACGGATGCGTAAATGCGTgcgaagagggaagagaaagagagaagacgaaaagcgcacacgcacacaacgaGATTTAGGTTTCGTAGGTcgagtgcacacacacgcgcgcgcaccagaCGCACAAACACCTAGACGTCGATGAAAGGCAATGAAAAACGGTGCGCCGTTATATTTTGtttgggagggaggggcggagggagACGGATCTTCTTCACCACAGAAGAacggaaggagagagagacaaatTATGTATACAAGTATAAGGTATACATGTATAATATGTATGCGTATATTTCGGTCTTCACCCAATCCGCTCTTCGGCCTtttcgctttccttttttgttttggtgtcagcgagtgtgtgtgctgtgtcAACGATTTTCTGTTTGTGTTATTTTGCGTGCGTTGCGTGCTTCTTTACGATGGAGCTCCATCCTAGCCGTCGCAGAGGTGTGTTGGTGTGGgcgtgggagagggggtgaagtgagagagaggggatgGCCGGTAGAGGCAATAACGAAGACAGACAGCTAGAGAGGGCTACAGACGCAAACTCATACagaccccctcctccacgtgGTTGTGACGAATCGGCACCATGAGAAATGCGAAGCACAGACAAGACTAcgcgaaggagagaaaggtcgacggcggcgcacatcAGGCGTGTGCGTTATACACGCCACTCTGGAGCTGAGCACGCCGTTTCCGCCGCGGATCTGGTCGACaagacgagagagggagagagagggcggcgaggagggaaCCACATCCTCCGTCTGCGCTTTTCTTTCTACACTCGCCCACGCCCACgcccacgcccacacactCCAACACCGCCGTATACGGCTGTCGTGGCAGGGGAGGTGGTAGTGGGGATAAGGCACCACTTTCTTTCGGGGCTCTCTGAGtttcttttgtgtgtgcagtTCTCGCTGGTGCTGCACACGCGGTTATGTCGGTGCATCACCACCCACCGGAAAGACGTCgtgaagggagaggggggaggagggaggaagaggaaggccACGacggaaaacaaaaaaaaaaaacaaagaggcggagaagagagaaagaccCGCCACGCACATGAGCACCAACACCTCCCTCGGGTGCCAGAATACATATGCACTCGCACCAACAtcgcacatatatatataataaAACACGAACAGCATCTTCTTCTTTACCGATATCCGTTTTCTGCTGCCTTGACGTGCACACGTGTACAACGCTCATGTCACCATCATCCGCGTCAGGCGCAACGTCCCATCTATGCCATCTTATGCTACGCAACTTCCTTTTTTTAGCCTGCGACACTGTCCGCATCGCCTCAGTGCTCTTATCAGGCACGTTAGGACGAGAGGCGAGAGGAGGGCACTGTCGCGCTGCGCTCGCCTAAAcgcgccatcaccaccgtcacGCGCACATCGTTCCGGTTGGGCCTGCTGCCTTtagcggcgacgcggcgggcTGCGACTGCGTGGCGGGCTGCGACTGCGCGGCGGGCTGCGActgtgacggcggcgacgcggtggGCTGCGACTGCGCGAGTGGCGACGCGGTGGGCTGCGACTGCGcgagtggcgacggcggcggcggtcgcggtCGAGCGAGtcagagcggcggcggtcgcggtCGAGCGAGtcagagcggcggcggtcgcggtCGAGCGAGtcagagcggcggcggtcgcggtCGAGCGAGTcagagcggcgacggcgacggcggtcgCGATCGGACGTAGAGGAAGAcgagcgacgacggcgtcgacgttcgttgctgcggcgtcggGAGCCGTGCGAACGCTCCTTGCACTGTGCCGCCACGTGCCCCTCTTTgtcgcaccggcggcagATCAGTGGAAGTCGTTGCTCAATCCTTACGCGGGTTCCCATAAGCATCTCTCCCGATTTGCTGATGGCCCGTTTGGCGTTCTCGGCTGAGGTGAAGGCCACAAAGGCGACGCCGATCTCTGGCTTGATAAACACGTCTGTGAGCGACCCACAATCgggagagaagaaggcgcgcagcgcctcctttgTGACATCAGAGGGGACGCcgtggacgacgacgcggacatccagctgccgccggcTCGGCGCAGAAGCAGTGGTGCTCTCATTGCCGCGACGCGTCGCGTCGCGCCGGGatgcaggcgcaggcgcatCGTCGCGTGGAGGGCAGGGCCGTACGACGACTGGGTTACCGTTCACCATGGCCCCGTCCAGCTTTAACGCTTTCTCGCACGCCTCTTCCGTCGTGTAGCCCACGAAGGCCATGTGGCGGGTGGGGATCAGGTGAAAGTCGCAGATGGCGCCGCACGGGCTGAagacctcgcgcagctgcgccctCGTCGTATGAGGATAAATCGACGAGATGACAACTTTATTCTTGGACGTCCTCTCAGCATCTGCCGAGCGACGCATCAGCAGGCCAGCACCCGGTTccgctgaagctgctgctgcagccgcgttGCCGTTGGAATCGCCGCCAGCGTTCGCAGCGGTGGTTGTAGCGTTGCCAGCCGGCTTCTctgtcgcagcggcggttgGCGCCACAGCGGAGATGTAGATTGGGATGTCTTCCTGGAAGTCACTGCCGCTTATCGACACAGCACTGACGGCATCCTCGGGTTTGTCGAAGACGACCTcgacggctgccgcagccccGGAAGCCGGCTGGTGCTCCGCGGAGGGCATGTGCACCTCTGCCACATTGCCGATCCGAGTGAAGAAATCGAAGATGTCATCCTCCGTCGCCGAGGTCGGCATCCCGGTCACGTAGACGGTGCAGGCACTCATGATGGCGTGTCTTCCTTGTTCTTCTTTCTTGAAGAGGGAAACACGAAAGAAACAGCActccagcacacacacacacacacacacttgtgCCAGTATCTCTGTACCGCCAAGAGGGGGGCCGGCGGGCGAGAAGAAGAACGAGATGAGCCCCCGTGTGCACAGCCCGCTGCGGGTACGCGAGCACACGCGAAGGGAGCGAAGGGTGTGCGCAAGCAAAAACCACAACAGCACCAGCACAAGGCTCCCTCTGACACGCACCACAGGCACGcgcagacaggcacacacgcacacaaaggcaAAATGCCCCCAGAACACAGcagacgaaaaagaaagagcgaATCACAGTGCGCGTCAGGCGGAGCGAAAGTGATCAAGGGCCGCGATGGCTTTAGCGAGATCCTTGATGTTCCGAAGAGCGCGAAGGGGTCGGTGGTGGTAACGGTGATGGAAGTGTCGTGTGACCGaatacgcacacgcacacgaaagaGATACGggagacagacacgcagacagGATCAGAgccgcggcacgcacgcacacacacacacacacaaccgcTGATACTACACGCACCGAGACACGgagacaaagaaaaaggggcGGTTAAAACGTGTGCACGTTCGAGCCTAAAAACTCCGCCTGTTGTGTTTTCTTTCGCTTCCTGTGGGTGGCGAGGGCGcagagagagcagagagatcagagaaagagagagaggactGGTGCACcgatttgtgtgtgtgtgtgtgtgtgtgtgtgtggtgtagCGTAGAGTTTGCGGGGTTTGTGGGATGTGTGAGGTGTGACGTGGGGGGCACACGCAGGGTTCGAGTCCAAtgcaacaaaaaagagcCGCAAAACGTTGGAGAGTGAGAGGACAGGTGTGTAAGGGGGTGGAGAAGCACACataaacacgcacacatgtaggcagacagagagagagacagagtgAGACGCAGGAGAACAGCGAAGAAGAAACAAAGGACAAGAGGAAGCGTGTGTGGCAGGTGAGGAATGTTCGGGCGAAGTGCGCgaacaaaacacacacgcacacaactgcacacacagactAATATCAGCAAGATATAAAAAAAAATGATGATAACACATCcgaaaggagaaggcgcacgcacacacgaagaaGGCAAAACACAAAGAAAGAAACGCtgaacgaaaagaaaaaaaagaaagatgAAGAAGAAGTGAGCGTGTACGTGTTTGTGCATGTGTTGTTTGTGGGGGGTTTCCTTTATTCTGGTGGGAAGAAGGTGGACGGAGAAGGGAAAAGCGTCCGAGGATGAGAAGgggcgagcggcggcactgAGAAATCAGCATGGATGCACGTGTGCCTCTTTGTCTTGTGTAGAGATGCGTATGCACGGCTTCTCTCGTCTTCGCTCTCTCAGGCGGCGCAGtggcaggcacacacacttacacatacacacacacatgtatatatacatgtacCACGGCCACCCCGTCGCCGTTCCCGCTGtcccgcccctcctctctctccctcgtccGCTTACGCTTCCTCTCACTGCATCCACCCCCTCTCGATGCCCGCCATGCGTCGCCCAGCCATCCACGAGGAAATACACAGACCCCATCCAGTGAACCATCTTCAC
Coding sequences:
- a CDS encoding putative RNA-binding protein; the protein is MSACTVYVTGMPTSATEDDIFDFFTRIGNVAEVHMPSAEHQPASGAAAAVEVVFDKPEDAVSAVSISGSDFQEDIPIYISAVAPTAAATEKPAGNATTTAANAGGDSNGNAAAAAASAEPGAGLLMRRSADAERTSKNKVVISSIYPHTTRAQLREVFSPCGAICDFHLIPTRHMAFVGYTTEEACEKALKLDGAMVNGNPVVVRPCPPRDDAPAPASRRDATRRGNESTTASAPSRRQLDVRVVVHGVPSDVTKEALRAFFSPDCGSLTDVFIKPEIGVAFVAFTSAENAKRAISKSGEMLMGTRVRIEQRLPLICRRCDKEGHVAAQCKERSHGSRRRSNERRRRRRSSSSTSDRDRRRRRRSDSLDRDRRRSDSLDRDRRRSDSLDRDRRRSDSLDRDRRRRRHSRSRSPPRRHSRSRSPPRRRRHSRSPPRSRSPPRSRSPPRRR